The following is a genomic window from Candidatus Tectomicrobia bacterium.
GCATCGCCCGGGGGGACGAGAAGGCCTGGATCAGCCGCGTCCCGGAAGAAGACGTCCTCCGCCGCGCCGGTGAGCTGGAAGCGCTGGCCGCCCGGCAGGGGATGGAGCGCGCCCTGGCGGAGCTCCCCCTCTTTGGCCTCCCCTTCGCCGTCAAGGACAACATCGACATTGCGGGCCTCCCCACCACGGCCGCCTGCCCCGCCTTCGCCTACGCGCCCTCCAAATCCGCGCCCGTGGCCGGGCGCATCCTCGAGGCGGGGGCGGTGCTCCTCGGCAAGACCAACCTCGATCAGTTCGCGACGGGGCTGGTGGGGGTGCGCTCCCCCCATGGGGCGCCGCGCAACCCCTTCGACGCGCGCTACATCCCGGGCGGGTCGAGCTCGGGGTCGGCCGTGGCGGTTTCGGCGGGGCTCGCGAGCTTCGCCCTGGGGACCGACACGGCCGGCTCGGGCCGGGTGCCGGCGGGCTTCACCAACATCGTGGGGCTGAAGCCCACCCGGGGGCTGGTGAGCGCCTCCGGGGTGGTGCCCGCCTGCCGCTCGCTCGACTGCGTCTCCGTCTTCGCTCTGACCGCGCCGGACGCCCTCGGTGTCCTCCGCGTGATGGCCGCCGAGGACCCGGAGGACCCCTACTCGCGCCCGGCCCCGGGGGGATGGCCCTTCCCTGCGGAGCCGCTGGACGGCCTGCGGGTGGGCGTCCCCCGGGCGAATGAGCTGGAGTTCTTCAGCGACGGGGAGGCGGAGCGGCTCTTCTCCTCGGGCCTCGCGAGGCTGGCGGAGCTCGGCCCCCGGCTGACGGAGGCGGATTTCAGGCCCTTCCGGGAGACGGCGGACCTCCTCTACGGCGGCCCCTGGATGGCCGAGCGCCTGGCGGCCGTCGGGGAGTTCATGGACAAAAACCCGGAGGCGCTCCATCCGGTGACCCGCCGGCTCATCGAGGGCGGGCGCCGGTACACCGCCGCGGACGCCTTCCGCGCCATGTACCGGCTGGAGGCGCTGCGGAAGGAGGCGGCGCGGGGGTGGGAGGGGATGGACCTCCTCGCCGTCCCCACCTCGGGGACCATCTACACCATCGCTCAGGTGGAAGCCGACCCCATCGATCTGAACAACAATCTGGGCCGCTACACCAACTTCGTGAACCTGCTTGACCTCGCCGCCATCGCCATCCCGAATGCCCTGGACGCGCGCGGCCTCCCCGCCGGGATCACCCTCGTCGCCCCCGCCTTCCGGGAGGGCCTGCTGTGCGCCCTGGGGGACGCCTTTCACCGCGCCACGGGATTATGTCTGGGGGCGGGCGGGAATCCGGTTCCGCCCGCTTCCGGGAATCCGCCAGGATTTTCGTAGGGGCGATCGGCCGGTCGCCCCTACGGGGCAGGACGCGGCCCCGCTTGCCCTCTTCGCCCGTTTCCGGAACAATCCCCGGACACCCTCACGCGGCGGATCATTCGGCTCGGCGGGACCGGCATGGAAAAGCCCGAGTACGTCTGGGAGAACCTTTCCCCCGGCACGGTGATCGGGGAGCGGGCGATCACCGTCACCCCGGAGATGGTGGCCGCCCACTGCGAGGCGCTGGGGGCGGACCGCCCGTGGTACCGGGGAAATTCTCCCTTCGGCGGCCCCATCGCGCCCCCGATGATCTTCATCAACGATCTCATCGCCATCAATGACGAGAACTTCCGCCGCTTCGGCACCATCCACGCCAAGCTCTCCTGGCGCTTCGGCCGGCCGGCGCGGGTGGGCGAGCGCGTCCACCAGAAGGCCACGGTGAAGGACCGCTACGTCCGGCGCGGGAAGGGCTGGGTGGTGAGCGAGCTGGTGGTGCGCGGGGAGGCGGGGGACGTGATCTGCACCTGCCTCCACACCTCGGTCCTGAGCCTGACGCGGCTCCAAGGGGAGCCGGCGCCGTGAGCGGGGGCCTGCCACGTCCGGAGGCGCTGCGGCCCGGCGACGCCCTGCCGCCCCTCTTCCGCGCGATCGGCCGGGAGGACATGCTGCGGTTCAACCGCTACGTCACTGGCGGCCGGGACACGCGGAACATCCACACGGACGACGAGGTGGCCCGCCGGGCCGGTCTCCCCCGGGCCGTGGCCGCGGGCCGGCATCCGGCGGCCTTCATCGCGGAGCGGATGGCGGACCTGCTCGGCTCGGGCTTCCTGGCCGGAGGGGAGTTCGAGGTGACGTTCGTCAAGCCCATCTTCCCGGGGGACGTGCTCCAGCTGACCGCCAAGGTGCGGGAGAGGGTGGAGGAGGAAGGGAGAGTCCGCCTCGTCTTCGAGGTCGCCCTGCTGAACCAGGACGGCGCGCCCGTCATTGTGGGAACGGCCGACGGAGGTCTGGATTCGGGCTAGTCTCATTTTGGAACAGTCCCCCCGCGTTTTTCTTTTTTTCACGAGGGCACCCCGCCTTTCAAAACCGTTTCTGGCCCCCGAGAGATATAATAAGATTGTCTTTACTCCACATCCGGACGCGGGGGCGCGGAAACCGTCGCGGGCTTGTTCCCGGAGGCCTGGAGGAAGCAGGAAACCCGAGGCCGATCTTGAAAACCTCCCTGAACATCCTGAGGGCGCCGAAACCTTTCCGCTGGCTGGCGGCGGGGGCCGCCCTTTGCATCCTCCTTCTGTGCCTGATCGGCGGCTCCTTCTCCATCTGGCTCATGAAGAACATGCTGGCGGGCAACGAAGCCCGGCATTTCACGGATCATCTGCGCGGAGAGTTCCGGGACCGCATTTCGCCGGAGGACCTGCAGCCGGTCTTTTCCCCGCGCGCCGTCTCGGCGCTGGATGTCCTCTTCCATGGTTCCATGCTCGCCCGGACGGAGAAGCTCAAGCGCCTGCGGCTCTGGAGCACCGAGGGGAGGCTTCTTTGGGATTCCCATCCGGGCGCGGAGGAGGTGGCCCCGCCGGCGGAGGCGCTCGGCGAGGCGCACCGGGAGGGGGTCGCCTTCCGCTTGGATCCGCCGAACACCTTCCTCTCGGCCTTCCAGCCCGCTCCCTCCCCCCTCTATCTTGTGAGCCGGGCGCCCATCGCGGGCCCGGACGCCGAGTCCGCGGGCCATTCCGTCGGATTCGTGCTCGAAACCGTTTCCGAGCCCCTCGTCCTGAAGACGGAGCTGGCCGATTATGAAACCCACGTCTGGCTGGTCAGCGGTTTCCTGGGCCTGCTGGGAACGTCATTCATCCTATGGGGCCTGGCGGTCCTGGGGCGCCTGCACGTCACGGTCACCCGGCAGGCCGCGCAGGGGCTGCTCACCAGCAAGATCACGAAAGTCCTGAGCGCCGACCTCGACCCGGATCGCCTGTTCCGCGACATCCTCCGGGAAATCCGTCACGCCATCCCCTGTGACCGCATCGTCATCGCCGGGGTGGACCCCGCCACGAAAGAGCACCGCATCTGGCACATCGAGCACACGCTCCCCGTCCCCACCCTCTCCGCCGAGGAGGAGCGGGAGACGGGAGAGTGGTATCTGCGGAATGTGTATTCCCCGATGCGGCCGGTCAATTTCCCGGACCTGGAGCGGGTGGATACTTCCTGGAGCCGGCGGCTGCTCAAGGCCGGACTTAAGAGCTCCTTCGTCCTGCCCATCCGCCAGGACGAGGGAAAGGGATTTTACATCCACCTCGGGCTCGCATGGACGAGGAAGGGGGGGGGGGACGCCGAGGGGGCGGAGCTCCTCTCCTCGCTGGCGGGCCACCTCGGTTCGGCCGTGCGCAACGCGGCGCTGTTCCGGATGGCCGAGACGCGCGCCTCCCGGCTGGCCACCCTCAATATCCTCAGCCAGAAGATCACCCAGAACGTGGACCTCCGGGAGACCCTGGACGCCATCGTGAACGCCGCCGCCGAGCTCCTCGGCGCCGACATCTCCCGGGCGTTCCTCCTGGAAGAAGATACGGGCATCCTCATCCCCCATGCCCACGCAGGCCGGATCCCCCCCCCTTCCTCCCCGCCGGGCACGCTGCGGGCCGGAAAAGGCGTCATCGGCCGGGTGGTGGCCTCCGGGAAGCCGATGATCCTGGAGGACGTACAGCAGGCCGCCGAGTGGCAGCTGGAGGATTGGGTCCGGGACCACGGCCTCCACGCCTACATCGCCTACCCCCTGCGCCTCGGGGAGAAGTCGTTCGGGGCCATCTACTGCCTCTCGTCCAGGAGCGGCATTTTCACCCAGGAAGACCTGGGGCTCCTGGGCTCTTTCTCCTTCCAGGCCGCCATCGCCATCGAGAAGGCGCGGCTGTTCGCGGAAACCCGGCAGCGGGCGCTGCGCCTGGAGCTGGCGGGCCAGATCACCAAGGCTCTCGCCTCCACCCTCAGGCCCTCCGAGCTGTTCCGGACGATGATCCGCGAGATCCGGCGGGCCGTCCCCTGCGAGCGCTGCGTCATCGGCTCGTTCAGCCGCGATACCCGCCATATCCACGCCTGGCACTTCGAGTCGGACATCGATCCGCCGTTCCGGGCCGATCCCTTCGACGAGGAGGGGGTGTGGTGGGACAGGGACGTATACGAGATGAAGCGCGTGGTGAACCAGCCCGACATCAGCGTCATCCCGCACGCGCGCGCGCGGCAGATGGCGGAGGCGGGGATAAAAAGCATCATCGCCATGCCCATCCTGCAGGACGGCGAATGCGCCGCCCACATATTACTGAGCAGCACGAGGCCCGCCAACTTCACGCACGACCACGAGCGGCTGCTTCAATCCCTCTCCGACCTCTTCGGCATGGCCATCCGGAACGCCATGCTCTATCAGGCATCGGAGGAGAAGACCTCGCGCCTCGAGATCACCGGCGAGATCGCCAAGGCCCTGGGCTCCTCGCTCGAACCCGAACAGCTTTTCCAGACCATCGTCCGCGAGATCCGCAAGGTGATCCCCTGCGAGCGATGCGTGATCGCCCGCCTGGATCTCGCCGGCGCGACGTACCAGTATTTCCATATCGAGAGCGACATCGAGGTTCCCGAGAGGACGGCCGAGGCCGACCGCATCAGCACCCGATGGTTCCACCGGGAGGTGTACGAAGCAAAGCAGCCAAAGCTTGTTCCGGATCTGTCGAAATGTCTCGATGACGATACGATGAAACCCTGGTCGGAGCGTCTCGTCCGGACCGGATTGCGCAGCTTCCTGGCCATCCCCATCCTGCAAACTGGGAACAGCATCGCCCACGTTGCGATCTCGAGTGTAAGGGCGAACGCCTTCTCCGGCGCCCAGATATCCCTACTCACCTCCATCGCCCAGCATATCGGCTCGGCCATCCGGAACGCCATGCTCTATCAGGCGTCGGAGGAGAAGACCTCGCGCCTCGAGATCACCGGCGAAATCGCCAAGGCCCTGGGCTCCTCGCTCGAACCGGAGGAGACTTTCCGCACCATCACGAGGGAGATCCGCCGCGCCGTCCCCTGCGAGCGCTGCATTATCGCCTCCGTGGAGGCGCGGGGGCCCTTCCCCTCCTACTGGCATACCGACTCCGACATCGATCTCCCGCCTCCCACGCCCGGCGAGGCCGATGCCCTGCGCGCCATCCTCGTCGAGAAGCTGTACGAGCGAAAGGAGCCCTACTACATCCCCGACATCACCGCCGAGGAGGGCCTGCAGGACCGCTTCGTCCAGCTCGGCTTCCGCAGCCAGCTGTTCATCCCCGTCCTCGACGGCTCCGTCTGCATCGCGCACATCGCCCTCACGAGCTTTCAAAAGAACGCATTCTCGCCCGCGCAGCACGAGCTCCTCGCCTCCATCGCGGCCTATGTCGGCCCCGCCATCCGAAACGCCAAGCTCTACCGCACGGCCGGGGAGCGGGCGGCGCGCCTCTCGGTCCTGAACGAGCTGAACCGGAAGATCTCGGAGAACCTCGATCTGGGCGAGGCGCTGAACAGCATCACCCAGGCTGTCGCCACCCTCCTCCACGCCGATTACGCCCGCCTTTTCATGGCGGAGCCGGAGACCAAGGAGCTCGTGCTCCAGGCCGCCGTCGGCGCCATCCCCTGGCCCCCGGGGCTGAGAGCCGTCATCCCGCCCCAGTCGAGCCTGGCGGGCTGGGTGCTCGAAAACGAGAAGCCGGTCCTGATCTCCGATCTCGCGGCGGATTCACGCTGGGAGCCCATGCCCTGGGAGTGGATCCCCGCGGGCTCGGTCCGCTCGGCCATCGCCTACCCGCTCACGCAAAGCGGCCGGCCCGCCGGCGTCATCCTGGCGCTCGCCCAGGCGGCCGGAGCGTTCGCCGAGGAGGACCTGGCCCTGCTGGGCGGCCTGGCGTCCCAGGCCTCCATCGCCGTCGAGAAGGCGGTGCACTTCTCCGCGGCGCGGGAGCGGGCCGTCCGGCTGAGCGTG
Proteins encoded in this region:
- a CDS encoding MaoC family dehydratase, encoding MSGGLPRPEALRPGDALPPLFRAIGREDMLRFNRYVTGGRDTRNIHTDDEVARRAGLPRAVAAGRHPAAFIAERMADLLGSGFLAGGEFEVTFVKPIFPGDVLQLTAKVRERVEEEGRVRLVFEVALLNQDGAPVIVGTADGGLDSG
- the atzF gene encoding allophanate hydrolase, producing the protein MSAWPPETGSLDFSTLRAHYAEGSLSPVEVARAALARIARGDEKAWISRVPEEDVLRRAGELEALAARQGMERALAELPLFGLPFAVKDNIDIAGLPTTAACPAFAYAPSKSAPVAGRILEAGAVLLGKTNLDQFATGLVGVRSPHGAPRNPFDARYIPGGSSSGSAVAVSAGLASFALGTDTAGSGRVPAGFTNIVGLKPTRGLVSASGVVPACRSLDCVSVFALTAPDALGVLRVMAAEDPEDPYSRPAPGGWPFPAEPLDGLRVGVPRANELEFFSDGEAERLFSSGLARLAELGPRLTEADFRPFRETADLLYGGPWMAERLAAVGEFMDKNPEALHPVTRRLIEGGRRYTAADAFRAMYRLEALRKEAARGWEGMDLLAVPTSGTIYTIAQVEADPIDLNNNLGRYTNFVNLLDLAAIAIPNALDARGLPAGITLVAPAFREGLLCALGDAFHRATGLCLGAGGNPVPPASGNPPGFS
- a CDS encoding MaoC family dehydratase; this encodes MEKPEYVWENLSPGTVIGERAITVTPEMVAAHCEALGADRPWYRGNSPFGGPIAPPMIFINDLIAINDENFRRFGTIHAKLSWRFGRPARVGERVHQKATVKDRYVRRGKGWVVSELVVRGEAGDVICTCLHTSVLSLTRLQGEPAP
- a CDS encoding GAF domain-containing protein translates to MKTSLNILRAPKPFRWLAAGAALCILLLCLIGGSFSIWLMKNMLAGNEARHFTDHLRGEFRDRISPEDLQPVFSPRAVSALDVLFHGSMLARTEKLKRLRLWSTEGRLLWDSHPGAEEVAPPAEALGEAHREGVAFRLDPPNTFLSAFQPAPSPLYLVSRAPIAGPDAESAGHSVGFVLETVSEPLVLKTELADYETHVWLVSGFLGLLGTSFILWGLAVLGRLHVTVTRQAAQGLLTSKITKVLSADLDPDRLFRDILREIRHAIPCDRIVIAGVDPATKEHRIWHIEHTLPVPTLSAEEERETGEWYLRNVYSPMRPVNFPDLERVDTSWSRRLLKAGLKSSFVLPIRQDEGKGFYIHLGLAWTRKGGGDAEGAELLSSLAGHLGSAVRNAALFRMAETRASRLATLNILSQKITQNVDLRETLDAIVNAAAELLGADISRAFLLEEDTGILIPHAHAGRIPPPSSPPGTLRAGKGVIGRVVASGKPMILEDVQQAAEWQLEDWVRDHGLHAYIAYPLRLGEKSFGAIYCLSSRSGIFTQEDLGLLGSFSFQAAIAIEKARLFAETRQRALRLELAGQITKALASTLRPSELFRTMIREIRRAVPCERCVIGSFSRDTRHIHAWHFESDIDPPFRADPFDEEGVWWDRDVYEMKRVVNQPDISVIPHARARQMAEAGIKSIIAMPILQDGECAAHILLSSTRPANFTHDHERLLQSLSDLFGMAIRNAMLYQASEEKTSRLEITGEIAKALGSSLEPEQLFQTIVREIRKVIPCERCVIARLDLAGATYQYFHIESDIEVPERTAEADRISTRWFHREVYEAKQPKLVPDLSKCLDDDTMKPWSERLVRTGLRSFLAIPILQTGNSIAHVAISSVRANAFSGAQISLLTSIAQHIGSAIRNAMLYQASEEKTSRLEITGEIAKALGSSLEPEETFRTITREIRRAVPCERCIIASVEARGPFPSYWHTDSDIDLPPPTPGEADALRAILVEKLYERKEPYYIPDITAEEGLQDRFVQLGFRSQLFIPVLDGSVCIAHIALTSFQKNAFSPAQHELLASIAAYVGPAIRNAKLYRTAGERAARLSVLNELNRKISENLDLGEALNSITQAVATLLHADYARLFMAEPETKELVLQAAVGAIPWPPGLRAVIPPQSSLAGWVLENEKPVLISDLAADSRWEPMPWEWIPAGSVRSAIAYPLTQSGRPAGVILALAQAAGAFAEEDLALLGGLASQASIAVEKAVHFSAARERAVRLSVLNQLNQKIIATHSLDDILNALLQAAAELLKGEHTHIFLYDEAEDRLKLRATYGRPPTLDGQILTLRPGEGIGGRVFATGLPVNMRDVNEEPNWLTADWSRETGIRSCISQPLSQRGRNIGIINCFSVKPGFFSEEDVNLLGALASQTAIAIEKTDLLRQAQERAARLELAGEIARALSSSLEPEHVFRVIVSEIRKAIPCERCVIARLDPGTNAYLYLHVESDVSVEPAPEGGATRGTWFHREVYQTLRPKFVPDLSQMHDEAMTPWSDRLVSAGLRSLLIVPILQDGRCIAHISLTSTRANAFSREQIDLLTSIAQHIGSAIRNTSLYRTAEQRASRLLVLNRLNRHITENLALDETLGSIVHASYDLLGADLARLYLVDESSNRVIQRAAYGNVPMDRNMRQSFRTGEGITGSVVETGEALLVPDILNDPRWLSTDWARANGLHSFIVQPLRQGARIIGVLNCVSRKIGLFSKPDLELLGALASQAAIAVQNARLHDEEKRSREFLNSVVGDTSDPITITNLDRTILLWNSGAEALYGYTEPEALGRKVDIIIPEEDMARNKTITARVIAEKLPYTYETQRLRKDGAPIPVSITISPVQDERGEVVALAGIHKDLSEWKRAERALQEAKEEAEAANRAKSVFLSNLNHELRSPLNVITGLSDILRLEARDGETAQVAQKVREAGEHMLSLIEDLLDLDRISTGKLSLQLRDAPVDSLVRSAVEGRIPQLPCGFTLVSDLRSEDYAVRCDLTRFHQILGNLLDNAVKYSPSGGTITVRTERRGEEAWISVQDEGIGVGPEEARIIFERFAQLESGGAHRGGGLGIGLHLVKQLLGLQGGRIWVEGEKGSGSIFTFSLPLCIPAPPAGGGENGEAGPPAAEADEPWEGASVLVVEGQTPFHGYLKVLMRNAARLLTARAEEGLELARKERPDLILLDVEAPHGEGLRLLQRLKSLPETRGIPAVAVASEAAGAGSGNGWDLADGFLARPIDPVAFRLEMGRVFAGRKKAESAPHTLRAPAG